In Cryptococcus neoformans var. neoformans B-3501A chromosome 3, whole genome shotgun sequence, the DNA window ACTGACATCTCCAACTGCAAAACATACCAAGAATTCCCCGAGAACGCCAAGGCTTATATCAAGTTTATTGAGGACTACTTGGGCGTCAAGGTTCAATACGTCGGCGTTGGCCCTGGTCGGGACCAGAACGTTATCATTTTCTAAATTTGCAGATCCTTCATTTGTTTCGCAAGGCGTTGTCTAGACATGCATCGCGGGTTACTGTGTGTCTCATATTGAAAATGAGTGGTATCAAACGCAGGATCAGAATTTTTTCAGGCTGTCGAACTGCTTAAAAATGATGCACGCACTTTTACTCAATTAAACTATCCAAGCATGCTGGCGTGACTCTTGATACGCAGTTGTTTCGCACTGTTTATTACTGACCTTATGCAGTGCATATATCATGATACCGGTGCATGAACAGAATCGATTAGAGCAGCCAATGGGCGGACAAGATGATGTGAGGTGGACGGAAGCGGCAGCTGGCGCGCCCCCGCAGGCGGCAGCCACTGCCGATACGTCACCTAAAGAATTTATCCGGCGGACTCGTTCTTATGCAGTTAGTTCCAGGCTCCACCGCGAGGCGGCTGTGTTGTGTTTCGTTGTTGTGTAAAACTTGCAGCAACTGCCAGCTCGTTCCATCCCCCGCATCGCCCGCTCTCCCACCTCTCGTATTCCCACACCCGCCTGCCACCCACTCGCCGCCAGGTTCAGGTGCGTAAAATTTTACCCATCGCCGTTTCGCAGCTTACCTGCACTCCAACAATACTCAGAGAGCGCGAATCCAAGTCAGATTTTTTTGCTGCTTCCTGCCTGCCGTCTATTTACGCATACTTTCCGGCCCTAACAAATCGTTCGCATACCTTTCTCCTTGGGCCCAAACTCCCGTCGGCCGATAAACACGGTCCGACAACTGCCGACCTTTCACCTGCCATCTTGGCTTGACATCGGACATATATAATAACATGCCCTCGCGCTGGATCCCAAGCGGCTTTACTACCCCTTCAGCCCCATCTTCCCGTCCATCCTCCCGTGCTTCTTCGCCCACCCGCAACGGGCCCGCTCCTCGGCCAGCCAACATGCTTTCTTCCCGAAGGCGAGACGGCGCCGTAGATTCCGGAGAGCTTGGCGACTATTTCTCTATCCAGCCAACGCCAGCGTACGATGCAAGTGCGCCTACATCTCCTTCCATGTGGGGCGGCCCAGTGACCCCGAGTGTTATGAACACGCTGGGAGGAAGTAGTGGCCACACGCTGGCGATTGTGCTCGATTCTGACCAGCTAGTTTTGCGGGGCCAAGGAGGCGATATGAACCCAGCTTATCTTTCGGGTAGAGTAGAATTGAATCTTTTGGAGGCTACGAATATCAAGGAGATTATGATGAGTTTAACGGGTAAAGCAAAGGTGCAATTCTCGGACGGTTCTGGGTACGTGATGAAGCGGGATGCTTCCCCGTTCAAAGCAGCTGACGATAGGAACGCAGAACGTCTTCAAAACATCGGCATTACAGCCACCCTATTACTTCACACGACTGGTCTTTCCTTCAAGGAGACCGTGGCCATTCTCACACACTCAAAGCAGGTCGTCACACGTTTCACTTCACTCATACTCTCGACGGCAACCTCCCTTCGACCCTCCGAACGTACTCCGGTGATGCCCTTATTGTTTACAAACTACGAGCAGTCGTAGTGCGCTCTGGGTTCGCCAGCAATTTTTCGACCACGAGGGAGTTTAATCTTTCGAGAATGTTCACTCCGGAAGCTCTCGAATTCAATCAGACGTTGGAAATTGAAAATACTTGGCCAGGCAAGGTCATGTACTCTTTGACGTTGCCATATAAGGCATACGCGGCCGGCGATGAAATACCGGTCAATATCAAGTTCATGCCGCTTGCCAAGGGCGTCAAAGTGACAGCCGTTGTGTCGGTCTTGAAAGAATATACGTTGGTACACACCAAACACTCTTCGCATCCTGATACTCGGGTTGACTCGTGTGTCAAACACGAAATCAGGAGAGGTCGAGCGGAGGAGATAGCCCGAGAGCCCATTCGTCCGCCTCAGCATTGGATTGACACTCATGGCCATTCAAGCAGGAGTAGTGCCAATCAGTCCAGACATCCCAGCCCTTCGCAGACTCCTGTCGCCAATACCCGTGCTCGCCTGCCATTGACGACTTGGGGCGCTCGTCCGGCGGACAGTTACTTCCCTGGTCAGACGTCTGATGCTCCGGAACAAGCACAAGCAGGTCCATCAAACAGCAGGGATTCCGCATCCATTACCGAGTCTACAGAGACGGATATTGAGGTTGGCGATGACGAGGTCAACACTTACTTCAGCATCCCTATCCCGGCGTGGGTCACTCCTTCACACGCTATCCACCCAGTTTTCATCACCCACAAGATCAAATGGTCATGCTCAATCGCTAATCCAGATGGGCACGTTTCCGAGCTGCGATGTGCTCTCCCAATCCTCATTCTCGATCATAGCCTTCTCAGCGAGGCAAGGGCAGCAGGTGCAAGTACCCGAGGTTTGTTGTTCGGCAATGCACAACCTGAAGAGCCTCAGGTCGACCTTCCCAGTTACAGCAATCACGTTTACGATAGAGTCGCCATCGCAGACTCCAGTACGACCTCTGGCTGGATTCCACGATCCATCAATCCTACTCCGTTGCATTCTCCTCACGACGATACTCCTCCAAGAAGTCGCGCGCCTTCTCGCCCTGGTTCTCCGACCCGTGGTCGTAGTGGCGAATCTACCCCTGAGGTACCCCCTCGTAGACAGTTGTCTCAGTTTGTTGATTCGGAACTCCTTTTGTCTCTTGGCGCACTCCGTACACACTCTGACGACACATCACCTCACTCAACCCCTCCTGATTCTCGTGCGCCCAGTCGGCCTCTAAGTCGGCGTAACAGTCGATCAAACCTGAGCAGTCGAGTTTCGAGTCGTCCAGGTAGTCGGGCGGGCAGTCGTGCCTCAAGT includes these proteins:
- a CDS encoding hypothetical protein (HMMPfam hit to Arrestin_C, Arrestin (or S-antigen), C-terminal domain, score: 40.1, E(): 6.3e-09; HMMPfam hit to Arrestin_N, Arrestin (or S-antigen), N-terminal domain, score: 39.6, E(): 8.8e-09), producing MPSRWIPSGFTTPSAPSSRPSSRASSPTRNGPAPRPANMLSSRRRDGAVDSGELGDYFSIQPTPAYDASAPTSPSMWGGPVTPSVMNTLGGSSGHTLAIVLDSDQLVLRGQGGDMNPAYLSGRVELNLLEATNIKEIMMSLTGKAKVQFSDGSGTSSKHRHYSHPITSHDWSFLQGDRGHSHTLKAGRHTFHFTHTLDGNLPSTLRTYSGDALIVYKLRAVVVRSGFASNFSTTREFNLSRMFTPEALEFNQTLEIENTWPGKVMYSLTLPYKAYAAGDEIPVNIKFMPLAKGVKVTAVVSVLKEYTLVHTKHSSHPDTRVDSCVKHEIRRGRAEEIAREPIRPPQHWIDTHGHSSRSSANQSRHPSPSQTPVANTRARLPLTTWGARPADSYFPGQTSDAPEQAQAGPSNSRDSASITESTETDIEVGDDEVNTYFSIPIPAWVTPSHAIHPVFITHKIKWSCSIANPDGHVSELRCALPILILDHSLLSEARAAGASTRGLLFGNAQPEEPQVDLPSYSNHVYDRVAIADSSTTSGWIPRSINPTPLHSPHDDTPPRSRAPSRPGSPTRGRSGESTPEVPPRRQLSQFVDSELLLSLGALRTHSDDTSPHSTPPDSRAPSRPLSRRNSRSNLSSRVSSRPGSRAGSRASSPERGSQQSSTSGSYVEEAHMRPGYERHRSTGLHGLFHLPLKPIRPFSNLGASHVSRPILRNGNQSNTNLPAAVDDIPRNSSVPGSLNSAGASNSAMQSSASSQNHVSFASHAVTFEPERSSIRFEIGAPDTPSETEDDIDPLMRVPSYDIASRGFLGGGVVPIDTRLPTYDASEMSMRRTRSGTDLGSSGGLVRPRSDTALVQLGAQAAAEAEERANDDVDDTGAPTGA